A region of Sugiyamaella lignohabitans strain CBS 10342 chromosome A, complete sequence DNA encodes the following proteins:
- a CDS encoding Sucrose transport protein SUC5 has product MPRRDSSAPLLSQPLDVHDVVNPTRTFTYILLVTIIVGGLQLSWSTEFSNGTPYLLSLGMSKTMMSLVWIAGPLSGTLGQPIVGVISDESRWKYGRRRPLIIFGALATITSLLVLSWSKDIVYWFSFDKHSLSEDQLRQRTIPFAALFVYVLDFSISVIQAASRAYIVDNVPTHQQNDANAWAARMTGIGNIFGYVLGSMNLVKAFPWLGNTQFKVLSAWACIALVVTVTPAVIYVTERDPNTDPTIVSPPQRAENIGKSKIRQIYNDTYHAIVRLSPQTRLLCNVQFFAWIGYFPMLFYTTTYVGDIYRREILASRPTDAPPLTQHELDELWEEGTRKGAYALVIYSITSLIANFVLPYMVSDKYYKTHRVTGDIDEDEDDADSTIHTTTQFKLRRRFENFVDKYRTSVAKMWTASHILFAITMFSTFWVKTTSQATALVGVLGVCWAVAHWAPFTIISEEISRVKEKKARAQVLGTENDGHKYHNYEHEAGIVLGVHNVFVAAPQMISSLMSSILFLFFDADGSGDSIGWVFRFGGVFTLVAIYLSLFIKEPHVLDTEDELDY; this is encoded by the coding sequence ATGCCGCGAAGAGACAGTTCGGCGCCGTTGCTATCGCAGCCCTTGGACGTTCACGATGTAGTCAATCCGACTAGAACTTTTACTTATATTCTTTTGGTTACGATAATTGTAGGTGGTTTACAGCTTTCTTGGTCAACAGAGTTCTCAAATGGTACCCCCTATTTACTCTCTCTTGGTATGTCCAAGACTATGATGAGTCTAGTATGGATTGCTGGCCCTCTGTCTGGTACTCTTGGTCAGCCCATAGTTGGTGTTATCAGTGATGAATCCAGATGGAAATATGGGAGAAGACGTCCTCTTATTATATTCGGTGCTCTGGCCACTATTACAAGCTTACTGGTATTGTCATGGTCAAAAGACATTGTTTATTGGTTTAGTTTTGATAAACACTCACTATCAGAAGATCAATTGAGACAGCGAACTATCCCATTTGCTGCTCTTTTTGTGTACGTCCTAGATTTCTCTATTTCAGTCATTCAAGCTGCTTCAAGAGCCTATATCGTCGATAATGTGCCTACCCATCAGCAAAACGATGCTAATGCGTGGGCTGCTAGAATGACTGGAATTGGCAATATCTTCGGATATGTTCTTGGGTCTATGAATCTTGTAAAAGCATTTCCCTGGCTGGGTAATACTCAGTTCAAGGTTCTCAGTGCATGGGCATGTATAGCTCTTGTAGTCACTGTTACCCCAGCTGTTATCTATGTCACAGAACGCGATCCCAACACAGATCCTACTATTGTTTCTCCACCTCAACGTGCTGAGAATATTGGAAAGTCCAAAATTCGTCAGATCTACAATGATACATATCATGCTATTGTCAGACTGTCTCCTCAGACTCGCTTACTGTGCAATGTTCAGTTCTTTGCATGGATTGGTTATTTCCCCATGCTCTTCTATACAACTACCTATGTTGGAGATATATATCGGCGAGAAATTCTTGCCAGTCGACCAACTGATGCGCCTCCATTAACTCAGCATGAACTCGATGAATTATGGGAAGAAGGGACAAGAAAAGGTGCTTATGCCCTGGTTATTTACTCCATTACATCTCTCATTGCCAACTTTGTCCTTCCTTACATGGTTAGTGACAAGTACTATAAAACACACAGAGTCACTGGAGatattgacgaagatgaggaCGATGCTGATAGCACTATCCATACCACGACTCAGTTCAAACTTAGACGCAGATTTGAAAATTTTGTAGACAAATACCGCACATCAGTCGCCAAAATGTGGACTGCTTCCCACATTCTGTTTGCAATCACCATGTTCTCGACCTTCTGGGTCAAGACCACATCACAGGCAACTGCCCTGGTCGGTGTTCTTGGTGTTTGTTGGGCCGTGGCTCATTGGGCTCCATTTACTATTATTTCCGAGGAAATCTCTCGTGTCAAGGAAAAGAAAGCTCGTGCCCAGGTTTTGGGAACCGAAAATGACGGTCATAAATATCACAACTACGAGCACGAAGCTGGCATTGTTTTGGGTGTTCACAATGTTTTTGTGGCTGCTCCACAAATGATCTCTTCGCTTATGAGCAGTATTCTCTTCTTATTTTTCGATGCTGACGGCTCTGGGGACAGTATTGGCTGGGTTTTCCGTTTCGGTGGTGTCTTCACCCTCGTGGCCATCTATCTCTCACTCTTTATTAAAGAACCGCATGTTCTCGACACCGAGGACGAACTAGACTATTAA